A stretch of the Ensifer sp. PDNC004 genome encodes the following:
- a CDS encoding sigma-70 family RNA polymerase sigma factor, whose protein sequence is MELDTMNAEDFEDRLRELRPRLHRYCARMTGSAVDGEDVLQDTLIKAVQARADGVKVDNLEGWLLRIAHNTSLDFLRRRSRHKIIPLFDDMEDAPLPDADIVAVGYQTFLQLPELQRCAVILKDVLGHSIEEIADIADCTPAAAKSALQRARVALRQLAQRPEDMRLPLMSDASRQKMASFVRFFQGGDFDAIRAMLADDVKLELVNRLKLESREGIGRYFTRYAQETRWRFALGAIEGRPAMLVFHSVGPMEKPAHFVVLDWRGDEIAAIRDFLFAPYVLETVDWVRLA, encoded by the coding sequence ATGGAACTCGATACCATGAATGCGGAAGACTTCGAGGATCGGCTGAGGGAACTCCGGCCGCGGCTGCACCGCTATTGCGCGCGCATGACCGGCTCGGCCGTGGATGGCGAGGACGTGCTGCAGGACACGTTGATCAAGGCCGTGCAGGCACGGGCGGATGGCGTGAAAGTGGACAATCTCGAAGGCTGGCTGCTGCGCATCGCCCACAACACCAGCCTCGATTTTCTGCGCCGACGGTCCCGGCACAAGATCATCCCGCTTTTCGATGACATGGAAGACGCGCCGCTGCCCGATGCGGACATCGTCGCGGTCGGCTATCAAACCTTCCTGCAGCTGCCGGAACTTCAGCGCTGCGCCGTGATCCTGAAAGATGTGCTCGGCCATTCGATCGAGGAAATCGCCGATATCGCCGACTGCACGCCGGCGGCGGCCAAGTCGGCGCTGCAGCGCGCCAGGGTGGCGCTCCGGCAGCTGGCCCAACGCCCGGAAGATATGCGGCTGCCGCTGATGTCCGATGCGAGCCGGCAGAAAATGGCAAGCTTCGTGCGCTTCTTTCAAGGCGGAGACTTCGATGCCATCCGCGCCATGCTGGCCGACGATGTGAAGCTTGAGCTGGTCAACAGGCTGAAGCTGGAGAGCCGGGAGGGAATCGGCCGCTATTTCACCCGCTACGCGCAGGAGACGCGGTGGCGTTTTGCGCTGGGGGCGATCGAAGGGCGGCCGGCCATGCTGGTTTTCCACAGTGTCGGCCCGATGGAAAAACCGGCGCATTTCGTCGTTCTCGACTGGCGCGGCGACGAGATCGCCGCGATCCGCGATTTTCTCTTCGCCCCCTATGTGCTTGAAACCGTCGACTGGGTTCGGCTCGCTTGA
- a CDS encoding putative quinol monooxygenase codes for MTTAPVTLVNVLKVEPGKQAQLIALLKRNIDTVIRTLDGWRTSRLIAASDGTSVIIYSEWETPAAVEAMRADARMKAYFPQILELASLESVVGEVVLSDNR; via the coding sequence ATGACCACTGCACCCGTCACTCTCGTCAACGTTCTGAAGGTCGAACCCGGCAAGCAGGCGCAGCTGATAGCGCTTCTGAAGCGCAACATCGACACCGTCATCCGCACGCTCGATGGCTGGCGGACGAGCCGGCTGATTGCCGCCAGCGACGGCACAAGTGTCATCATCTATTCGGAATGGGAGACGCCCGCGGCCGTCGAGGCGATGCGCGCCGATGCCAGGATGAAGGCCTATTTCCCACAGATCCTCGAACTGGCGAGCCTCGAATCGGTCGTCGGCGAGGTAGTCCTCAGCGATAACAGGTGA
- a CDS encoding ATP-dependent Clp protease proteolytic subunit, with product MREAMQLVPMVVEQSNGGERSFDIYSRLLRERIIFLNGEVNDTVSALVCAQMLLLEAENPKKPIHLYINSPGGVVTSGFAMYDTMRYIRAPVHTLCMGTARSMGSFLLMAGTPGQRAALPNASILVHQPSGGFQGQASDMQIHAEEILRTKQRMTRLYAEHCGRTYEEFERAMDRDRFMTAEEALEWGLIDTILKVRDDGEPVAAGGFAL from the coding sequence ATGCGCGAAGCGATGCAACTCGTCCCTATGGTCGTTGAGCAGTCGAATGGTGGAGAGCGATCGTTCGACATCTATTCCCGCCTGTTGCGCGAGCGAATCATCTTTCTCAATGGTGAGGTGAACGACACGGTCTCCGCGCTGGTCTGCGCCCAGATGCTTCTTCTCGAAGCGGAAAACCCGAAGAAACCCATCCATCTCTACATCAATTCGCCGGGCGGCGTAGTGACCAGCGGTTTCGCCATGTACGACACCATGCGCTACATCCGGGCGCCGGTGCATACCTTATGCATGGGGACCGCACGCTCCATGGGTTCGTTTCTGCTGATGGCCGGTACGCCGGGACAGCGGGCAGCCTTGCCCAATGCCAGCATCCTCGTGCACCAGCCATCGGGCGGTTTTCAGGGCCAGGCGTCCGACATGCAAATCCACGCCGAGGAGATCCTTCGCACCAAGCAGCGCATGACGCGGCTCTATGCGGAACATTGCGGACGGACCTACGAGGAGTTCGAACGCGCCATGGACCGGGACCGTTTCATGACGGCCGAGGAGGCTCTGGAGTGGGGGCTGATCGACACCATCCTCAAGGTTCGCGACGACGGCGAGCCGGTGGCCGCCGGCGGCTTTGCTCTCTGA
- a CDS encoding SRPBCC domain-containing protein, which translates to MNRESSAPNENSLELEYELDEAPQKVWRAISIPAFRENWLPKEALADPEGAVVVPGEEVRYRLRETEAPFLESTVTFRIAPIGADRTRLRIVHELPNVRSGRVTRKAANNNDTLMLAA; encoded by the coding sequence ATGAACCGTGAAAGCAGCGCTCCGAACGAAAACAGCCTTGAGCTGGAATACGAACTCGACGAGGCGCCGCAGAAGGTCTGGCGCGCAATCAGCATCCCGGCGTTTCGTGAAAACTGGCTGCCGAAAGAGGCATTGGCTGATCCTGAAGGCGCCGTTGTCGTGCCTGGAGAGGAGGTCCGCTACAGGCTGCGCGAAACCGAGGCTCCGTTCCTCGAAAGTACCGTCACCTTCCGGATCGCTCCGATCGGTGCCGACAGAACCAGGCTGCGGATCGTGCACGAACTGCCGAATGTTCGCAGCGGTCGCGTGACCAGGAAGGCCGCGAACAACAACGATACCCTCATGCTCGCCGCGTAA
- a CDS encoding helix-turn-helix transcriptional regulator, with product MIENEIFRALADPTRRAIFEKLADGSMNASALREGMDISQPAMSQHISVLRSAGLVKEQRRGRFVNYEVDPDGLTHIAQWLAKYRAYWPARIEALKILLKDMDQ from the coding sequence ATGATCGAGAACGAGATATTTCGAGCCCTGGCTGACCCGACGCGCCGCGCCATCTTCGAGAAGCTTGCCGACGGAAGCATGAATGCCAGCGCCTTGCGAGAAGGCATGGACATCAGCCAGCCGGCGATGTCCCAGCACATTTCGGTGTTGCGGAGTGCCGGGTTGGTGAAGGAGCAGCGACGAGGTCGGTTCGTAAACTACGAAGTCGATCCGGACGGGCTGACCCATATTGCGCAATGGCTCGCGAAGTACCGTGCCTACTGGCCCGCACGCATCGAAGCTCTGAAGATCTTGCTGAAGGATATGGACCAATGA
- a CDS encoding membrane protein — MRFLLRLASAIVLFAAVLAGAVDAIQSVAASELVMTSLGDDLEALGADTASWVQFAQRSDTAPTIWHGMLHWLLQQPAFAVLALIALILWMAGYKKRPAAGRFAA; from the coding sequence ATGCGATTTCTATTGAGGCTGGCGAGCGCCATCGTGTTGTTTGCCGCCGTGCTTGCCGGTGCCGTCGACGCGATCCAGTCGGTCGCCGCATCGGAACTGGTGATGACGTCGCTCGGCGACGACCTGGAGGCGCTTGGCGCCGACACGGCAAGCTGGGTCCAGTTTGCCCAACGTTCAGATACCGCACCGACGATCTGGCACGGGATGCTGCATTGGCTGCTGCAGCAGCCGGCCTTCGCGGTGCTCGCACTGATCGCTCTCATCCTGTGGATGGCCGGATACAAGAAGCGGCCGGCGGCTGGACGGTTCGCCGCCTGA
- the msrA gene encoding peptide-methionine (S)-S-oxide reductase MsrA: protein MFLIDMFNKKTIMPDAQTALPGRDAAIPTAETHFVSGRPLKGPYPDGTKRILLGMGCFWGAERLLWNIPGVYVTAAGYAGGLTPNPTYQETTTGLTGHAEVVLVVYDPEKVKLASLLRTFFEEHDPTQGMRQGNDIGTTYRSAIYACDDEQLAEAKATRTTFQTALKHANHGGRVTTEIDMASAFYFAEDYHQQYLAKNPSGYCGLRGTGVSCPIGH from the coding sequence ATGTTCCTGATCGACATGTTCAACAAGAAGACGATCATGCCGGACGCGCAGACGGCGCTGCCGGGCCGTGACGCCGCGATCCCGACGGCCGAGACGCATTTCGTTTCCGGCCGGCCGTTGAAAGGCCCCTACCCCGACGGCACCAAGCGCATCCTTCTGGGCATGGGTTGCTTCTGGGGCGCCGAACGATTGCTGTGGAACATCCCCGGCGTCTACGTGACGGCGGCCGGCTATGCCGGCGGGCTGACGCCGAACCCGACCTACCAGGAAACGACGACCGGGCTTACCGGCCATGCCGAAGTGGTCCTGGTCGTCTATGATCCGGAAAAGGTGAAGCTCGCGAGCCTGCTTAGGACCTTCTTCGAGGAACACGACCCGACGCAAGGCATGCGCCAGGGCAACGACATCGGAACCACCTACCGCTCGGCGATCTATGCCTGTGACGACGAGCAGCTGGCGGAAGCCAAGGCCACGCGCACCACGTTCCAGACCGCGCTGAAGCACGCCAACCACGGCGGCAGGGTGACGACCGAGATCGACATGGCGAGCGCGTTCTATTTCGCCGAGGACTACCACCAGCAGTATCTGGCCAAGAACCCCAGCGGCTATTGCGGCCTGCGTGGTACCGGCGTCAGCTGCCCGATCGGCCACTAG
- a CDS encoding BMP family protein, whose protein sequence is MKKTILGLFAFSMMSATALAADIKPAIIYDLGGKFDKSFNEAAFNGAEKFKTESGVEYREFEIANDAQREQALRRFASDGNSPIVMAGFNWAASLEKIAPEYPDIKFAIIDMVVEKPNVKSVVFKEQEGSYLVGVLAGLASKSKTVSFVGGMDVPLIHKFACGYVGGAKSTGADVKVLEAYTGTTPDAWNDPVKGGEIAKSQIDQGSDVVYHAAGGTGVGVLQAAADAGKLGIGVDSNQNALQPGKVLTSMLKRVDVAVYEAFTAAKNDKFEFGISNLGLKEDGVGYALDDNNKALITPEMLDAVEKVKAEIIAGKVQVHDYMSDESCPY, encoded by the coding sequence ATGAAAAAAACAATTCTCGGTCTCTTTGCCTTTTCAATGATGTCCGCGACGGCACTGGCCGCCGACATCAAGCCGGCGATCATCTACGATCTCGGCGGCAAGTTCGACAAATCCTTCAACGAGGCTGCCTTTAACGGCGCCGAGAAGTTCAAGACGGAATCGGGTGTCGAATACCGCGAGTTCGAAATCGCCAACGACGCCCAGCGCGAACAGGCGCTGCGGCGCTTTGCCAGCGACGGCAACAGCCCGATCGTCATGGCCGGCTTCAACTGGGCGGCTTCGCTCGAAAAGATCGCCCCGGAATATCCGGATATCAAGTTCGCGATCATCGACATGGTCGTCGAGAAGCCAAACGTCAAGTCGGTCGTCTTCAAGGAACAGGAAGGCTCCTACCTCGTCGGCGTTCTCGCCGGTCTCGCTTCCAAGTCGAAGACCGTCAGCTTCGTCGGCGGCATGGACGTTCCGCTGATCCACAAGTTCGCCTGTGGCTACGTTGGCGGCGCGAAGTCGACCGGCGCTGACGTCAAGGTTCTGGAAGCCTACACCGGCACGACGCCGGACGCCTGGAACGACCCGGTCAAGGGCGGCGAAATCGCCAAGTCCCAGATCGACCAGGGCTCGGATGTCGTCTACCACGCAGCCGGCGGCACCGGCGTCGGTGTTCTGCAGGCAGCTGCGGACGCGGGCAAGCTCGGCATCGGCGTCGATTCGAACCAGAACGCCCTGCAGCCGGGCAAGGTCCTGACCTCGATGCTGAAGCGCGTCGACGTCGCCGTCTACGAAGCCTTCACGGCGGCCAAGAACGACAAGTTCGAGTTCGGCATTTCCAATCTCGGCCTCAAGGAAGACGGCGTCGGCTATGCCCTCGACGACAACAACAAGGCTCTGATCACGCCTGAGATGCTCGACGCGGTGGAAAAGGTGAAGGCCGAAATCATCGCCGGCAAGGTCCAGGTCCACGACTACATGAGCGACGAGTCCTGCCCCTACTAA
- a CDS encoding SlyX family protein: MSNTDERITRLEETVAHQAKTIEELSDQLAEQWKVVEQTRAKLDRLTERFLSLEEQSLDAPAITKPPHY; the protein is encoded by the coding sequence ATGAGCAACACGGACGAACGGATCACCCGCCTCGAGGAGACCGTGGCCCACCAGGCCAAGACCATCGAGGAGCTTTCCGATCAGCTTGCCGAGCAGTGGAAGGTGGTCGAGCAGACCCGCGCCAAGCTCGACCGGCTGACCGAAAGGTTCCTGTCGCTCGAAGAGCAGTCGCTCGACGCGCCGGCCATTACGAAGCCGCCGCATTACTGA
- a CDS encoding sulfate transporter family protein, with product MILDAARLSLANLFASETRSVFWKVLGLTVLALVALWFAVREVFIWLALPWIDTLMPGTPVWAGWLTFVLGIFASLGLALVLALLLAPVTALIAGFFLDDVADVIEKRDYPNEPQGRPLPLGEAIAGSLKFLGVVILGNLLALVLLLVPGVNLVAFFLVNGYLLGREFFEFAAMRYRAPAEARLFREKHRSTVFLAGLLLAGFLAVPFVNLLTPLFAAGLMVHLHKRLSAKDPGFSLRVAAKA from the coding sequence GCTTGCCAACCTGTTTGCATCCGAGACCCGATCGGTCTTCTGGAAGGTGCTGGGGCTGACGGTCCTCGCGCTTGTCGCCCTGTGGTTTGCGGTGCGCGAAGTGTTCATCTGGCTGGCCTTGCCGTGGATCGACACGCTGATGCCGGGCACGCCAGTCTGGGCCGGCTGGCTGACCTTCGTGCTCGGCATCTTCGCAAGCCTTGGCCTGGCCCTCGTGCTCGCCTTGCTTCTTGCCCCCGTCACCGCGCTCATTGCCGGCTTCTTCCTCGACGACGTCGCCGATGTCATCGAGAAGCGTGACTATCCGAACGAGCCCCAGGGCCGGCCGCTGCCGCTCGGCGAGGCGATTGCCGGCTCGCTGAAGTTCCTGGGCGTCGTCATCCTGGGCAACCTCCTGGCGCTCGTGCTGCTGCTCGTTCCGGGCGTCAATCTCGTCGCCTTCTTCCTGGTCAACGGCTATCTGCTCGGCCGCGAATTCTTCGAGTTTGCGGCGATGCGCTATCGCGCGCCGGCGGAGGCGCGGCTCTTCCGGGAAAAGCATCGCTCGACGGTCTTTCTCGCCGGGCTGCTGCTCGCCGGCTTCCTGGCGGTACCCTTCGTCAACCTTTTGACGCCGCTCTTTGCCGCCGGCCTGATGGTGCATCTGCACAAGCGGCTGTCGGCGAAAGATCCCGGGTTCTCGCTGCGTGTCGCGGCGAAGGCGTAA